From Cronobacter turicensis z3032, the proteins below share one genomic window:
- the ygaV gene encoding Probable HTH-type transcriptional regulator ygaV: protein MFLIKENLNCEAMTDLNALHTQANKAAALLKTLSHPQRLLILCVLIENPGTEAGELCRMSGLSAPATSQHLARMKAEGLIEGIREARFIRYHIRNEAVVAVVHTLKTLYCPGE, encoded by the coding sequence ATTTTCTTAATTAAGGAAAATCTAAACTGTGAAGCCATGACCGATCTGAACGCGTTACACACGCAGGCCAACAAGGCCGCTGCGCTTCTTAAGACGCTGAGCCACCCGCAGCGGTTGCTGATTTTGTGCGTGTTAATTGAAAACCCCGGCACAGAAGCCGGAGAACTGTGCAGAATGAGCGGCCTTAGCGCCCCGGCGACGTCCCAGCATCTGGCGCGGATGAAAGCGGAAGGGCTGATAGAAGGCATTCGCGAGGCGCGGTTCATCCGCTACCACATCAGGAACGAGGCGGTCGTGGCCGTCGTGCATACCCTCAAAACGCTTTATTGTCCGGGAGAATAA
- the ygaP gene encoding Inner membrane protein ygaP, which translates to MPSKRFIVRENKMSSIFITPAEVHALSGRRIMLIDIRGQEEWRREHLSGARSLPLETVQPGSLDKDALAQTDMVIFHCQSGMRTENARQQLIAAAHPAEVRIMQGGLNAWKAAGLPVITDSRQPLPLMRQVQIVAGALALCGTLAGATVTPAFYIIPAFVGAGLMFAGITGWCGMAKLLAVMPWNKPVM; encoded by the coding sequence ATACCCTCAAAACGCTTTATTGTCCGGGAGAATAAAATGTCATCGATATTTATCACCCCTGCGGAAGTGCACGCGCTTTCCGGGCGCAGGATCATGCTGATTGATATCCGGGGGCAGGAGGAATGGCGGCGGGAACATCTCTCCGGCGCACGTTCTTTGCCGCTGGAGACGGTTCAGCCCGGCAGCCTTGATAAAGACGCCCTGGCGCAAACCGACATGGTCATTTTTCACTGTCAGAGCGGAATGCGCACGGAGAACGCCCGGCAGCAACTGATAGCGGCGGCGCATCCGGCAGAGGTGCGGATTATGCAGGGCGGTTTGAATGCATGGAAAGCCGCAGGGTTACCGGTCATTACCGACAGCCGCCAGCCCTTACCGCTGATGCGCCAGGTACAGATCGTTGCTGGTGCGCTGGCGCTCTGCGGCACGCTCGCGGGCGCGACGGTTACGCCTGCGTTTTATATTATTCCGGCGTTCGTCGGTGCCGGGCTGATGTTCGCCGGCATCACAGGCTGGTGCGGGATGGCGAAACTGCTGGCCGTCATGCCCTGGAATAAGCCGGTGATGTAG
- the clpB gene encoding Chaperone protein clpB translates to MFFLYFLKKEMAQSGNQAAVLSGNYVKRKHHVTISRKNLFSKLGETLFRSIESATTFCKLRGNPYVELVHWINQIWHQEDNDLKHIARYFNVDSEGLERGLSYSLERLPGSATAVSDFSYLIELAIERAWIYTSLERCENKIRSGHLLMALLTTVELRRALLAVAAPLEKVVLEQLSHDFDYITRHSPEVQERESPPFLSSQSAVPGEASGAIKLQSTGSLAQYSTDVTALAREGKIDPVLGRDREISTIIDILLRRRQNNPLLTGDAGVGKTAVVEGLACAISRGDVPPSLCDVRLLSLDIVALSAGASMKGEFEARLKAVLEEAASSEQPVILFVDEIHNLIGAGNSAGTGDAANLLKPALARGQLRTIGATTWSEFKRHIEKDPALTRRFQVLQVEEPDENSATDMLRGMVPVLELHHNVWILDEALRAAVKLSHRFIPSRQLPDKAISLLDTACARVAVGQHTPPYVLQELKYQIESANRQLSLATKASTFGKEDQASIDTLKSVIKLRSKEANSLESRWLQEKTSVSEIIAARATLQHLCQNEEVDRAEREALQQALLEIEAQLNAIRHEQAMVHTEVSAEVVAAIVSEWTGIPVGQMLQDEMNIVRELPVRLAERVTGQTFALKQISERILMARTGLADPVRPTGVFMLTGPSGTGKTETALAIAENMYGGEHNLITINMSEYQEAHTVSALKGSPPGYVGYGEGGILTEAVRRKPYSVILLDEIEKAHPDVHELFFQVFDKGRMEDGEGRLIDFRNTIILLTSNVGSEKISLLCRDENTVPDEEGLLTLLHNDLLKVFPAAFLGRVTVIPYLPLKSDALMLIVKMQLKRVANRLYENHNVTLQYNDEAVRYIVEQCHVAETGARILIRYIEQKIIPKIGGILMDSALKARLLGVTIRTGTECLLIEPYINDDIPEIN, encoded by the coding sequence TTGTTTTTTCTCTATTTTCTAAAAAAAGAAATGGCGCAATCTGGTAATCAGGCTGCAGTTCTTTCCGGAAACTATGTTAAGAGAAAACATCACGTGACTATCTCAAGGAAGAATCTTTTTTCAAAGCTGGGCGAAACGCTTTTCAGAAGCATTGAAAGCGCAACGACCTTTTGTAAGTTACGTGGCAATCCTTATGTTGAACTGGTTCACTGGATTAATCAGATCTGGCACCAGGAGGACAACGATTTAAAACACATCGCACGTTACTTTAATGTTGACAGCGAAGGGCTGGAGCGTGGGTTAAGTTATTCCCTTGAACGTTTGCCTGGTAGCGCGACGGCGGTTTCTGATTTCTCTTATCTTATTGAACTCGCTATTGAACGTGCCTGGATATATACCAGCCTAGAGCGTTGTGAAAATAAAATACGCAGCGGCCATCTTTTAATGGCTCTTCTTACCACTGTCGAGTTGCGCCGCGCGTTACTGGCGGTGGCTGCTCCTCTTGAGAAAGTGGTTCTTGAACAACTCAGTCATGATTTTGACTATATAACCCGTCATTCACCTGAGGTACAGGAAAGAGAATCACCCCCTTTTCTCAGCAGCCAAAGCGCCGTGCCAGGTGAAGCCAGCGGGGCTATCAAGCTCCAAAGTACCGGAAGCCTTGCGCAATATTCGACCGATGTGACTGCGCTTGCCAGGGAAGGGAAAATTGATCCTGTGCTGGGACGCGATCGCGAAATTAGCACGATTATCGATATCCTGTTACGCCGCCGTCAAAACAATCCCCTACTCACCGGCGATGCTGGCGTTGGTAAAACTGCCGTTGTTGAAGGACTGGCATGCGCTATTAGCCGCGGCGATGTTCCTCCGTCGCTCTGCGATGTGCGCTTATTAAGCTTAGATATTGTGGCTCTTTCTGCGGGCGCCAGTATGAAAGGGGAGTTTGAAGCTCGCCTTAAAGCTGTGCTGGAAGAGGCTGCATCATCCGAACAGCCCGTTATTTTATTTGTTGATGAAATACATAATCTGATTGGGGCCGGTAATAGTGCAGGTACTGGCGATGCGGCAAACCTGCTGAAGCCAGCGTTAGCCCGGGGTCAATTACGGACTATCGGAGCAACGACCTGGAGCGAATTTAAACGCCATATCGAAAAGGATCCGGCACTCACGCGTCGGTTCCAGGTTTTGCAGGTGGAAGAGCCGGATGAAAACAGCGCTACAGATATGTTGCGTGGGATGGTACCGGTGCTCGAATTGCATCATAACGTCTGGATTTTGGATGAAGCATTGCGCGCCGCCGTTAAACTTTCGCATCGTTTTATCCCTTCGCGTCAGCTGCCGGATAAAGCCATCAGCCTGTTAGATACAGCCTGTGCAAGGGTAGCTGTTGGGCAGCATACGCCGCCGTACGTACTGCAGGAGTTAAAATATCAAATTGAATCTGCAAACAGGCAGCTTTCGCTAGCTACCAAAGCCAGTACGTTCGGGAAGGAAGATCAAGCCTCTATCGATACATTAAAAAGCGTTATTAAGCTGAGGTCCAAAGAGGCTAATTCCCTTGAGTCGCGTTGGCTCCAGGAAAAGACGAGTGTCAGTGAAATTATCGCTGCCCGGGCGACGTTGCAGCATCTTTGCCAGAATGAAGAGGTCGATCGCGCAGAGCGGGAGGCATTACAGCAAGCGCTTTTAGAGATAGAGGCTCAGCTTAATGCGATTCGTCATGAGCAGGCGATGGTTCACACTGAAGTCAGTGCAGAAGTCGTTGCTGCGATTGTCAGCGAATGGACCGGTATTCCGGTAGGCCAGATGCTGCAGGATGAAATGAATATTGTCCGTGAACTTCCTGTGCGCCTTGCCGAACGCGTTACTGGCCAGACTTTTGCTCTGAAACAGATCAGCGAACGCATTTTAATGGCACGGACAGGGTTAGCCGATCCTGTACGTCCCACAGGCGTCTTTATGCTCACCGGACCATCCGGGACGGGGAAGACCGAGACCGCGTTGGCCATTGCGGAAAATATGTATGGTGGTGAGCATAATCTTATCACCATCAATATGAGTGAATATCAGGAAGCGCATACAGTTTCAGCGTTAAAAGGATCGCCGCCCGGGTATGTGGGTTACGGTGAAGGAGGGATCCTTACGGAGGCTGTTCGCCGTAAACCATACAGCGTTATTCTGCTGGATGAGATCGAAAAAGCGCATCCTGATGTTCATGAGCTTTTTTTCCAGGTATTTGATAAAGGGCGTATGGAAGATGGTGAGGGTCGATTAATCGATTTTCGCAATACCATCATATTATTAACCAGCAATGTCGGTAGTGAAAAAATTAGCCTGTTATGCCGTGATGAGAATACTGTACCTGATGAGGAAGGCTTACTAACGCTCTTGCATAATGATTTATTAAAAGTGTTTCCTGCTGCTTTTCTCGGAAGGGTGACGGTAATCCCTTATCTGCCGCTAAAAAGCGATGCGCTGATGCTTATCGTGAAGATGCAGCTTAAGCGAGTGGCGAATCGCCTGTATGAAAACCATAACGTAACGCTTCAATATAATGATGAGGCCGTAAGATATATTGTTGAACAATGTCATGTGGCCGAAACCGGTGCGCGGATATTAATTCGTTATATAGAGCAAAAGATTATACCAAAAATAGGAGGGATTCTTATGGATAGCGCTCTTAAAGCAAGGCTTTTGGGCGTGACGATTAGAACAGGAACAGAATGTCTCCTGATTGAACCTTATATCAATGATGACATTCCTGAAATAAATTAA
- the F17a-A gene encoding F17 fimbrial protein, which produces MRKINLAYCALALGLISGYAEAVSQGTVTFNGKLIAETCEIDTGDVDKTVTLPTISTQTLAKAGDEAGSTIFTIKAVNCPAAITKVAAHFEALDSTGFDPVTGNLTNAAATGAAKNVEVRLYNTDSSVISVGETGAAFDVKSDQTAEMRYIGGYYASEATEAGDVTAKVNYTLSYP; this is translated from the coding sequence ATGCGTAAAATAAATCTTGCATACTGTGCGCTGGCGCTTGGCTTAATTTCTGGTTATGCGGAGGCCGTATCACAGGGAACAGTAACATTTAATGGGAAGCTGATCGCTGAAACCTGTGAAATCGACACAGGCGATGTTGATAAAACTGTCACTCTACCTACCATTTCTACGCAGACGCTTGCCAAAGCGGGAGATGAAGCAGGTAGCACTATCTTTACTATTAAAGCGGTCAATTGCCCTGCCGCCATTACTAAAGTAGCTGCACATTTTGAGGCCCTTGATTCAACCGGATTCGACCCTGTTACCGGCAATTTGACAAATGCCGCCGCAACGGGAGCCGCAAAAAACGTTGAGGTACGCTTATATAATACCGACTCCAGCGTGATCTCGGTTGGTGAGACGGGCGCCGCGTTTGACGTAAAGTCTGACCAGACGGCTGAGATGCGTTATATCGGCGGCTACTATGCTTCTGAGGCTACAGAAGCTGGCGACGTCACTGCCAAGGTTAATTACACTTTAAGT